GAGTTTGCGGATAACGGTGTTGTCGTCAGGTTTGAAGCCGGCAACGACTTTTCGGATGAAACGATTAAAAACATCCATACAGCCTACCGGAGCCTTTTCGGCCAGCTGGCCGCCAGCGGGGGCGATGCGGGCAAAGCCTGCCGGCAGTTCGGATCCAGCCGCAAGGCCGGCCGGGCGGGCGCGGATTTCATCGTGCCGCGCGCGTCGGGCGACGCTTTTTCAAGAGTGAAAACGCGCGAAGAAATCAAAGAAGAAGATTCGCAGGTCGGCGAAATGATTTCCACCGTGGATGATTAACTCCGGCGTTAGCCGGTTTTTTGCGCGGAAAAATTCTCAGGCAAGTATATCGTTGTATAATTTCACCGTCGCTTCCAGATTGCGTTCAATGGTGAATTTTTCCGATACCAGTTTAAGGCCGGAGCCGGCGAGGGCGAGCGCGGCTGCGGGATCGGACAGCCGGTCCATAATCAATTCAGACAGCCGCCCGCTGTCGCCGGGCGCGAAAAGCGCGCCGGTTTCTCCGTCAATAACAATTTCCCTGTTTCCGCTTATGTCGCTGGCCAGCACGGGAATGCGCATGGCCATGCTTTCCCGTATCGAGCCGGACAGCGCTTCCCCCCTCACCGCCGCGTTAACGCTTACGCTCAGAACCGACAGTATTTGAGGCACGTCAGCGCGAAACCCGAGAAAGCGGGTATATTTCTCGGCAATTCCTGCATTTCGCGCTTCCTGGCGCAGCAACGGCGAATCGGTATCGCGCCCGGCAAACAGGAAGACCGCCCGCGCGCCTTTTTTCAGCGCCCGCGCTGCGGCGTCGAGCAATACCGTCTGCCCCTTGTCAGGGCTGTAGTTGCCGATTAAACCGATGACCGGCAGGGAGGTGTTCAACTCCGCCAGCAGCGCCGGATCCGGCGCAATGGGGCGGAAGCGGGCAGTGTCCACGCCGGAATAAATGACATGAATCCGTTCCTGCCCGATCCCGAAATCGGCAAGGATTTTTTTGACTGATTCCGATACTGCGGCATAGGCGTCAATCCGGGCGTTGTGGTATTTGATCCTGCTTAGCACATGCCATTGCCGCATCGGGTGGCTGACCCTGCGCGTTATTACCAATGCCGGCTTGCGCGCGCACAGATATTTTGCGATCAGGGCAACGGCGTGCGAT
The DNA window shown above is from Elusimicrobiaceae bacterium and carries:
- a CDS encoding glycosyltransferase family 4 protein, whose amino-acid sequence is MSEATGWTGGAAQMCALSSRLKTMRYPVYVGCPAGGALHKRVLELGLAAFDFAPFQDYDLLSAWKLARFIDSRKIDIVHAHHPRSHAVALIAKYLCARKPALVITRRVSHPMRQWHVLSRIKYHNARIDAYAAVSESVKKILADFGIGQERIHVIYSGVDTARFRPIAPDPALLAELNTSLPVIGLIGNYSPDKGQTVLLDAAARALKKGARAVFLFAGRDTDSPLLRQEARNAGIAEKYTRFLGFRADVPQILSVLSVSVNAAVRGEALSGSIRESMAMRIPVLASDISGNREIVIDGETGALFAPGDSGRLSELIMDRLSDPAAALALAGSGLKLVSEKFTIERNLEATVKLYNDILA